The DNA window ctttttagtgggttttgtgatttgctgtgtgggattgtatagggttttttttcatttttgtttaatttttgtgatgtgataagaattgttagtgaaaagagtgtagtgtgggtttttttgctggtagttgGTTGGCTGGTGGAgccattctaatatttttggacGGTATGGGTGggaatttgttgctgtttgtattggcattttagttttaggtattggatcttaaatgcaaaattataactataactataatgtaagaaaacaaatctagaaatataaaaatgggaatataaaacttccattttaaatataaatagaatacatataaatagaacatgtaacataaataatattatctatCACCGTAAGATGTTCTAATGTTTGATATAGAGTATTTTATACTCTATAGAGTATTTTAGAGTATGTTTATATAAGTACATATGAATATAGATTATACATATAAATCAAATCCATAGAAAATATCAATCtagaaatgtataattaatatatgtaGATAGATATAAAATCCAAAATCATAGAAATTGATACAATACATAATGGATATGATACTGTATATGTCTTATTATACCACATGAcatgtcatatattttatatatctaaatatagtacatcaatatactgtaatataatatgtaagaaactataaatgtaaatatcaaaagcataaatagaaaaatattcaaatatagtttaaaataaaggggtttttaaaattttctatttggtagtaggcagggcttttattataaaaattaaaaatagaaataaaataaattagaaagggcttctttggtttttatttggttagaggcagggtttttatttaaaaaaatatgaatatacattttattttgatataattctaaaaatagaaatagataatcaatgtataaagatagataaaaaaaataaagtgtaaataaaaataagtaataggaagatatagaatataaataacaccATCCATCAATCTACATTTACAATgcaaatttcaatagaaatgcgaaaaacatagataaatttaaacacagtttagaagaaaggggtttttttttaggttttgactTGGGTAGAGGCAGGGGttttattataaacaatataaaccttttagaaatatcaatctaaatatagaaatatgtaatcaatatattaagacatgcataaaaatagaaaataaaataaactttaagtaatatgaatgaatgtaagaaattataaaattatcattatacatcagtatacattttaaatcaaaatgtgaatataaatataaaaaatataaaaataatatagattgaaatatagcttaaaagaaaagattttttattttggttcttattgggttagaggcaggtttgtttttttttttttttggtcggTGTTTTTCGGTTTCGTGCGGGATGTTTAGGGGCATTTATTGCAGAGGATGTTTTGAAGGGGGTCGCGCCTGTTCTTCTTTGCGCGCcttccccgcctgcagccccagggcgggCGGCAGTGCCGCCGCCTTGTGGCCAGAGTGCAGTACTGCAGCCCTCGCCCGAGGTcctcccgcggccgccaccTTGGGAGTGGGTTGTCGCGGACTCGCTTGACCTTCCCAATATGGCGgcaaaaaaggcgggaaaaagGAGGACCTCGGTCTGTctactgcactgcctgcacgCCACCCTGAcgccggcgccgccccgcgggATTTTTTTCGCTTTTTCCCGTGTCGTGGCCACGGACTGTGAGCTCAGCGGCTGCGCGGGCGGTCAGGTTTTGAGCGGGCGCCGACAGGCATCGGCAAAAACGCCTCTCCCTTCCGAGGGCCTCACGCGGCCGCCATCTTGAAAGTGTCGCGGCGGCCGGGACACTCTTGACCTTCTCAATATGgcggatagaaaaaaaaaaaaaaaaaaaaaaaaaaaaaaaagcgcggGAAAATCGTGGTCCGCGTGCTGCACTGCCCGCGCGCCACgcaggggccgccccgccgggattTCCCGCGGCCTTGCCAGTACTGCGGACACGGGCTGTTGCCGCACTCGCGCCGCGGGCGGGTgggtttcaggcagcatttttcttttaaataagagatcgttaatattaatatcatagAGCTAGAATTTGGTtacaggcagggcttttattttaaagaacagaactatttttgcaatataaatatagaaatgtatattaatatatctggatatataaaaagataaaatataaataaatagaagtcataggaagaagatatttaatatagaatcgAAATAACATCATGCATCAATATACATGAGAAATGGGAAtgtgaaaagtataaatatgaaagatagttctagagagtttaaaagaaaaggattttggaggggttttattgggttagaggcagtgtgttttagtttgtgtgcGGGTGGTTTtgggccatttatttttcaggatttttccaaggggatcgcccctgttcttttctgcctcccttccctccgggcgagcggcagcccccggctgTGGCCGGCGGCGGTGCTGCCGCCTTGTGGACAGAGAGCGGTACTGCAGCCCCCCCCAGCCAGCGCCCTGCCCCTCGCCGCTGGGTGCCGGCTGAGGGGGGAAGGACGGCTGCCGAGCGTGGGAAGGGCGAGGCGCGGGAGGGAGCGAGCGGCAAGCGGGGCGGTGTCTGTAAATagaggggaggggtgaaggagaTTCGGGAGAGCAAAGGGACCCGATGACcgagaagaagggcagcggcgagggcggcccggcggggccgctttcggcgggcggcggaggcgcggtcgcagcgctcacgggccgggggcggcgggcggggggcgagcgGCGTCGGAACAGGGCTGCACTCCCCTTTCCCGATCCCCGCGCGCGTCCCTCTCTAGACGCTGGAAGCGACCGCGTGCCGGAAAATGCCGCCGGGGCGGCGCgcaggcggcggagcggggccccggctttccccgcccctcctgccgccatctttggaaggtcaagcgagccgtccccgtcccgccgcgtCGCTGTCTCGTCCCGCCGCgttcccgccgcctccccgtgCTTCCCCGCCGTCTCCACTCTGACACGATCCGCCCCCGTCCCGGACCCCCTccgctgcagggaaatgcaggagaacgcGAAAGCATCGGGGCAGAGCAGCCGCTGGAGGTGCCCGAGCCGTCTCCCCCTTGCCCGCAGGGCCGGAGTTGCCCACCGCCGGCAGCTGACAGCTACGCTGACAGCACGGGCGGCTCCGGCACACGCTTTGCCTCGCTGTGTTCCGGTGCCGTGCTGCTGCGGGAGGACGGGGCCAGCGCTccaaaggccagagcagagcgctGGCGAATGGGAGGCGAGGAAGGCTTGGGCTAAGGATGGATTGCAACCGGGCTGCCTGTAAGTGCGCAGAGAGACCTTTGTCATCCACGCTGCCAAAAGGAGCACCTGGTACACCCTATAGGTGTGCCTTGTGTTTCacgtgttttcatttcctgtttgtgtcatcccaaaaagcagggacGGAGCAAATGGGACTGGTTCCCACTGTTGCTGGGTGAAGGCGGCTGTAttgatgtcatctttttttcaccccaagtttggcttttcccatgcttttcccGTAGCTGCTGcattgggtgtccccaggagggctgggttcctcagcaggggtctTAGGAGTTGCTatggattctgatttttctgaagctgtatggAAGTGTGCTAGCgaatcagctcttttctctcctgaaaagctttccatctaTGTCCACCCGTGcgtctctgtgttttaatcacGTAGCCGGACGCGCTGAGGTTCTTACTTTCTAagccaaaagctgaagcagatgaccgtttgctttgtgtgtgtgaggagtggcatttgtgctggagagctgcggtTGGGAACAAAAGATGGACTTAATGTGCTCTGGGGACGGGCACGGGAGGAAACgcacagaaaggcaaggcagtgatgattgcggaggagaaatgagaggtggTTGCTTCCGATCCGTGGGGACTTTCCTTGGGAGTGATCGATCAGAGAGCGTATGGAAGTAGAGAGCatcttctggctgcttctgttctgtaaacttctccctggcttcacaggtccgtgctggagagtgggagaagggtccctgctggctgccgtgtcctgggtgggcacagagctctgaccttGGCCAGATGGGCTGGTGAGtattgaatcaatccctgcctcCTCGTGAGCAAGTTGTTTGAAGGAGTTTGAGGCAGGGACGGCTTTTAGCCGGCTGCAGTTCggtttctttctcacaggtttcCGGGTTTTTTGATCCTGACGTCGCCAAAGCCTCAGGTTTGCTGAATTGGGGCTCCTACCTGTGTGACCCGTGAAATGTCCCGGAAGCTGATCGATGTCTTCCTGCTCCCGCTGTGttcatttgggctgtgcttcaggcttctctccctgggccctTGCCGTTGCCGTATCTCTTGGATGCCGTGCAGAACGGAATCAGGCAGCCAAGCCTCAGGTTCaccttctccctcaccctctgcgctgctcgtgtggcacagcagatcctgaagcCAGGTACTGGGACGTGCtgcgtgtgtcactgctggggtgaaaagcagagccctggggagtgtcgatcccctcacctgctctgtgctcgtgcgctcttgcctgagcttttcctcctgggcaagagaagggagggtgggcagcaatgggaatgcgcctcagagcaaaggccttctgcagttgccgggctgttctcccagctcggagcgctgcacgctcactgactgcagcttccaggaattGTCGTCCGTGCTTGTGGATTGGGAGCGCTGTCCTCCTCCACCATGccaaccttttctctttacagaggagCACGTGTACATAAGGGTAAAGAGATTCCTTCTGTCACACCGGTATTTGGACCTGAGGAAGGTAccaggttttctccagcttttctacagttttgattttgaggtaAGAGTCCCATTTTAGGTACccagtaattcttcagaaatgtattagaaacagccgcaaaaatacaatgaaagcTCATTCTCCCACGGGTAGTTAATTAGAAGcgtctttcttatgtttcatgtaggaattcaaaatgttatttctgtgaggtttttgttgtcttcttaaTACTAGCGCACAAGGAGTTGTGCTGTGTATGCTCTgtgagcacaagaaaagaatgttctgcCCCGGCTAGCTACAATTCCTCTTTGAGTTTAGGCTAGTAACTTGGAgttcaactgaagtattttagaaacagcaacttctaaaattccatttccactgcatgTTTGGGCTGCAGACTGACTGTTCCCAATGGATGTTAGCGATTAAATTTGATAGGAATGGAAATTGAGAAgtccagaagaagctgtggtaattcctgagctggcactcagagggaaccggggttttgtgctcttaggagcatgtatcctttggaaatgtctgaatgtctgacggtggtatttttctttatggcttccAGTACAAAACAGCACGAGTGgatcctcagatttcttgggAAGGGCTGCGTGACAAACATTGCTGTGAGCTCTATGTCTACCAGAGGATTTTCCGggtcattctttcctttctcagcagtcctttgtgtgaccagggctcccaggtaaGAATTGAAAAAGCAGTTCCCaataccccaaaccacaaaagcttgtaTGGCCTCAAGATCTCAAGTAcaaacagaaaggagcagctgattctgCTTGGTCCTCTGAAACTgttccttttttggttttgtggatgtgtggagggggaaataatttaggttgtgtCTAAACAGTCCTCCTTATCCCCTGAAACTGGGACCGGTTTCCTGCCATCGTGAGCCTCACGTGGGTGCCGTGGTTTTGCTCCCTGCAGTCgggtcttttctttttgggtCTCTatttccccagccagcacgtttgtcacctgcacagtgcttcGGCAGGAGGGAAACT is part of the Vidua chalybeata isolate OUT-0048 chromosome 1, bVidCha1 merged haplotype, whole genome shotgun sequence genome and encodes:
- the LOC128798458 gene encoding uncharacterized protein LOC128798458 isoform X2 produces the protein MTEKKGSGEGGPAGPLSAGGGGAVAALTGRGRRAGGERRRNRAALPFPDPRARPSLDAGSDRVPENAAGAARRRRSGAPAFPAPPAAIFGRSSEPSPSRRVAVSSRRVPAASPCFPAVSTLTRSAPVPDPLRCREMQENAKASGQSSRWRCPSRLPLARRAGVAHRRQLTATLTARAAPAHALPRCVPVPCCCGRTGPALQRPEQSAGEWEARKAWAKDGLQPGCLSVLESGRRVPAGCRVLGGHRALTLARWAGFRVF
- the LOC128798458 gene encoding uncharacterized protein LOC128798458 isoform X1 — encoded protein: MTEKKGSGEGGPAGPLSAGGGGAVAALTGRGRRAGGERRRNRAALPFPDPRARPSLDAGSDRVPENAAGAARRRRSGAPAFPAPPAAIFGRSSEPSPSRRVAVSSRRVPAASPCFPAVSTLTRSAPVPDPLRCREMQENAKASGQSSRWRCPSRLPLARRAGVAHRRQLTATLTARAAPAHALPRCVPVPCCCGRTGPALQRPEQSAGEWEARKAWAKDGLQPGCLSVLESGRRVPAGCRVLGGHRALTLARWAAGCSSVSFSQVSGFFDPDVAKASGLLNWGSYLCDP